A region from the Halosolutus gelatinilyticus genome encodes:
- a CDS encoding potassium channel family protein, which translates to MDRQRRLVVGYVGLVVAVLAAYIAIYNYGMAVWEGNPQPIHRSVQGIVQTVTTVGYGGDAPHTSPQMNYFLSIVQLSSLVLIFAALPVLVVPLFEDAFRTTAPTAVSGLEDHIVICNYGPREEVLIEELLRRDVDYVIVHADRDVATDLYTDGYSVIYGNPEQDETLERARLEHARTLIVDIDDETNPSVLLAGWEVDPDARAISIVEEPERADYHRYAGADHVFAPREALGENLADKAIGAFSPEAVEAISIDEEFEVAEFPLQSGSELIGRTIVDSGIREQTGAAVIGAWYRGTFESPPPADARFDARSIILAAGTEPELDRLKEMTLTERRPHQGHVVVVGMGVVGRTIAAELDAAGLSYATVDLASGPDVDVVGEATDRDVLEAAGADEAATVVLALPDDAATIFAAFVVRELNPAVELIARADNVESVSKLYSAGADYALSLATVSGRMLASIVLDERIISPSTQIKLVRTPIAIDEPRSLADLRIRNRTGCTVVVVERVDEAVTDLHGDFVVEPGDELVVAGTDPNIDRFLTTFA; encoded by the coding sequence ATGGATCGTCAGCGACGGCTCGTCGTCGGCTACGTCGGTCTCGTCGTCGCCGTCCTGGCCGCCTACATCGCCATCTACAACTACGGGATGGCCGTCTGGGAGGGGAATCCGCAGCCGATCCACCGATCGGTTCAGGGGATCGTGCAGACGGTGACGACCGTCGGCTACGGCGGTGACGCCCCGCACACCAGCCCGCAGATGAACTACTTCCTCTCGATCGTCCAGCTTTCAAGTCTCGTGCTCATCTTCGCGGCGCTGCCGGTGCTCGTCGTGCCCCTGTTCGAGGACGCCTTCCGGACGACCGCGCCGACGGCCGTCAGCGGTCTCGAGGATCACATCGTCATCTGCAACTACGGCCCCCGGGAGGAGGTCCTGATCGAGGAACTCCTCCGCCGCGACGTCGACTACGTGATCGTCCACGCCGATCGGGACGTCGCGACGGACCTGTACACCGACGGCTACTCGGTGATCTACGGGAACCCCGAGCAGGACGAGACGCTCGAACGCGCCCGCCTCGAGCACGCGAGGACGTTGATCGTCGACATCGACGACGAGACGAATCCGAGCGTCCTGCTCGCCGGCTGGGAGGTCGATCCCGACGCTCGGGCGATCAGCATCGTCGAGGAGCCCGAGCGCGCCGACTACCACCGGTACGCCGGCGCGGATCACGTCTTCGCGCCGCGGGAAGCGCTCGGCGAGAACCTCGCGGACAAGGCTATCGGCGCGTTCTCCCCGGAGGCGGTCGAGGCCATCTCGATCGACGAGGAGTTCGAAGTCGCCGAATTCCCGCTTCAGAGCGGGAGCGAGCTGATCGGTCGGACGATCGTCGACAGCGGCATCCGCGAGCAGACGGGCGCGGCCGTCATCGGCGCGTGGTACCGCGGGACGTTCGAGAGTCCGCCGCCGGCCGACGCGCGGTTCGACGCCCGAAGTATCATCCTCGCGGCCGGCACCGAGCCCGAACTCGATCGGCTGAAAGAGATGACCCTCACGGAGCGGCGACCGCACCAAGGACACGTCGTGGTCGTCGGGATGGGCGTCGTCGGGCGGACGATCGCCGCCGAACTCGACGCCGCCGGGCTCTCGTACGCGACGGTCGATCTCGCGAGCGGGCCGGACGTCGACGTCGTCGGCGAGGCGACCGATCGGGACGTCCTGGAGGCCGCGGGCGCCGACGAGGCGGCGACTGTCGTCCTCGCGCTCCCGGACGACGCGGCGACCATCTTCGCCGCGTTCGTCGTTCGCGAACTGAATCCCGCCGTCGAACTCATCGCCCGGGCGGACAACGTCGAGAGCGTCTCCAAGCTGTACAGCGCCGGGGCGGACTACGCCCTCTCGCTCGCGACGGTCAGCGGCCGTATGCTCGCGTCGATCGTCCTCGACGAGCGGATCATCTCGCCGAGCACGCAGATCAAACTCGTCCGAACGCCGATCGCGATCGACGAGCCGCGATCGCTCGCGGACCTGCGCATCCGGAACCGGACCGGGTGTACCGTGGTCGTCGTCGAACGGGTCGACGAGGCGGTCACGGACCTCCACGGCGATTTCGTCGTCGAGCCGGGGGACGAACTCGTGGTCGCCGGCACCGACCCGAACATCGATCGGTTCCTGACGACGTTCGCCTGA
- a CDS encoding lipoate--protein ligase family protein has translation MRVFRGRAPTIDADRDLSRRLLSVATGGERAVRVWRPHRQVAFGRRDTRRDGYERAGEAARTHGFPPVERDVGGRAVAYDGETTIAFARAEPIADFRQGTSERYEALTAALETVLSESGLDVERGEPADSFCPGTHSLSTIGAAGTRRKVVGIAQRVRRDAALVAGIVLVANRDELAAVLDAVYDALGVPFDPSSVGSVRDGGESTDPDRLRRAVEDALVDADPDAESIVLERVDETGERGGPRDS, from the coding sequence ATGCGCGTGTTCCGCGGGCGGGCGCCGACGATCGACGCCGATCGCGATCTGAGCCGACGGCTCCTCTCGGTCGCGACCGGCGGCGAGCGCGCGGTTCGCGTCTGGCGCCCGCACCGGCAGGTCGCCTTCGGCCGCCGAGACACCCGTCGCGATGGCTACGAGCGAGCCGGCGAGGCCGCGCGGACGCACGGATTCCCGCCGGTCGAGCGCGACGTCGGCGGGCGAGCGGTCGCCTACGACGGGGAGACGACGATCGCGTTCGCGCGAGCCGAACCGATCGCGGACTTCCGCCAGGGGACGTCGGAGCGGTACGAGGCGCTTACGGCCGCGCTGGAGACGGTTCTCAGTGAGTCCGGACTCGACGTCGAGCGGGGCGAACCGGCCGACTCCTTCTGTCCCGGCACGCACTCGCTGTCGACGATCGGCGCCGCCGGAACCCGGCGGAAAGTCGTCGGGATCGCCCAGCGCGTTCGGCGCGACGCCGCGCTCGTCGCCGGCATCGTGCTCGTCGCCAACCGCGACGAACTCGCGGCCGTCCTCGACGCCGTCTACGACGCGCTCGGAGTCCCGTTCGATCCGTCGTCCGTCGGAAGCGTTCGGGACGGCGGCGAATCGACCGACCCCGACCGACTTCGACGGGCGGTCGAGGACGCGCTCGTCGACGCGGATCCCGACGCCGAGTCGATCGTCCTCGAGCGCGTCGACGAGACCGGCGAGCGGGGCGGTCCGCGGGACTCCTGA
- a CDS encoding PaaI family thioesterase, which yields MGPEPPDSIEDYDDLEALLQGYIEEYQEFLSWIGTTVDDIGPGTMTLSIPYDDKLTNVRPYADEDARPDIHGGIAATLIDTAGGFVLRTDLENPIAANIATINLNVNYLRPATGDLTATADVIRVGSTVGVSEVTVESTTPDGETREVATGQGAYRIFREE from the coding sequence ATGGGCCCGGAACCACCGGATTCGATCGAGGATTACGACGACCTGGAGGCGCTGCTGCAGGGATACATCGAGGAGTACCAGGAGTTCCTCTCGTGGATCGGGACGACCGTCGACGACATCGGCCCTGGCACGATGACGCTCTCGATTCCCTATGACGACAAACTGACCAACGTCCGCCCCTACGCCGACGAGGACGCCCGGCCGGACATCCACGGCGGTATCGCGGCGACGCTCATCGACACCGCGGGCGGGTTCGTCCTCCGGACCGACCTCGAGAACCCGATCGCCGCGAACATCGCGACGATCAACCTGAACGTCAACTACCTCCGACCCGCGACGGGCGATCTCACGGCGACGGCGGACGTGATCCGGGTCGGCAGCACCGTCGGCGTCAGCGAGGTGACGGTCGAGAGCACCACGCCGGACGGGGAGACGCGCGAGGTCGCGACCGGCCAGGGGGCATACCGGATCTTCCGGGAGGAGTGA
- a CDS encoding DUF5806 family protein: protein MDGNETVDRSGPDRPDRDGDRSVGTAADAETPTEARDDGDDGTAVDETDATAAETDATERDAAADAESAAMPGVPDPEPEGSDVPEDVRKYARFKKMDGAQYDRVNEFLRDRTYVTAREWAIARLCSDFRTETGVEMTKIGENLPELVPFMTDTYTPQAVNQARSSFEEKVRKAGATFLYGAMCDFFTAEELDDVMYEATEVAKFLLEVEGVDLSVEEELEAEERISSVMREVRAASEELREQDEE, encoded by the coding sequence ATGGACGGCAACGAGACAGTCGATCGGTCCGGGCCCGATCGGCCGGACCGCGACGGCGATCGATCGGTCGGAACGGCTGCGGATGCCGAGACTCCGACGGAGGCCCGCGACGACGGTGACGACGGCACTGCCGTCGACGAAACCGACGCGACGGCCGCCGAGACGGACGCGACCGAGCGCGACGCCGCCGCCGACGCGGAGAGCGCGGCGATGCCGGGCGTTCCGGACCCCGAGCCGGAGGGATCCGACGTCCCTGAGGACGTCCGAAAGTACGCCCGCTTCAAGAAGATGGACGGCGCCCAGTACGATCGGGTCAACGAGTTCCTCCGCGATCGAACGTACGTCACGGCCCGCGAATGGGCGATCGCCCGGCTCTGCTCGGACTTTCGGACGGAGACGGGCGTCGAGATGACCAAGATCGGGGAAAACCTGCCCGAACTCGTCCCCTTCATGACCGACACGTACACACCCCAGGCGGTCAACCAGGCGCGATCTTCGTTCGAGGAGAAGGTGCGCAAGGCCGGCGCGACCTTTCTGTACGGCGCGATGTGCGACTTCTTCACCGCCGAAGAGCTCGACGACGTGATGTACGAGGCGACGGAGGTCGCGAAGTTCCTCCTCGAGGTCGAGGGCGTCGATCTCTCCGTCGAGGAGGAACTCGAGGCCGAAGAGCGCATCTCGTCGGTGATGCGGGAGGTCCGGGCGGCGAGCGAAGAATTGCGGGAACAGGACGAGGAGTAG
- a CDS encoding helix-turn-helix domain-containing protein — protein MVVILRFRTPVVHSEFGMALHIEDESTVELETLVPSGERPIPFFWIYAETPDRVVESLRDHGAVETVEIVDRLDDATLVAIEWQPDSDTVFHDIEAYGGQILRAVCRDQHWEFVVRFAEHEYLSGFRRRCDRDDVNIHVERIFHGAEPGDDPWFGLTDAQREALSLAVDRGYYDIPRQCSTADLADELDISSQAMTERLRRAVANLARHTVLTSEPTTQR, from the coding sequence ATGGTTGTCATCCTCCGCTTCCGTACGCCGGTCGTTCACTCCGAATTCGGCATGGCGCTTCACATCGAGGACGAGAGTACCGTGGAACTCGAAACGCTCGTTCCGAGCGGCGAACGGCCGATCCCGTTCTTCTGGATCTACGCCGAGACGCCCGATCGGGTCGTCGAGTCGCTCCGCGATCACGGCGCCGTCGAAACCGTCGAAATCGTCGATCGGCTCGACGACGCGACGCTGGTCGCGATCGAGTGGCAGCCCGATTCGGACACCGTCTTCCACGATATCGAGGCTTACGGCGGACAGATTCTCCGGGCCGTCTGTCGAGACCAACACTGGGAGTTCGTCGTCCGGTTCGCCGAACACGAGTACCTCTCCGGATTCAGACGCCGGTGCGATCGCGACGACGTCAACATCCACGTCGAGCGGATATTTCACGGCGCCGAACCGGGGGACGACCCGTGGTTCGGGCTGACCGACGCGCAACGCGAGGCGCTGTCGCTCGCGGTCGACCGGGGATACTACGACATTCCGCGGCAGTGTTCCACGGCCGACCTGGCCGACGAACTCGATATTTCGAGTCAAGCGATGACCGAGCGCCTCAGGCGCGCGGTCGCAAACCTCGCCCGACACACGGTCCTCACCTCGGAACCAACGACCCAGCGGTGA